In Gemmatimonadota bacterium, the sequence AGCACCGTGGCTTCGGCGGACACCGCCGGCGGCGCCGCCGAGCGCGCGAGCGAGATCTCTTCGGCGTCGGGCAAGACGATGCGTTCGCCCGTCCGGTCGACCGCGGCGTCGCTCGTTTGGGTCAGCGCGGCGCCCGGCGCCACGGCGAGCAGGACGATCACGAGCGTCGACAGTCTAAGCATGCTACGCCTCCGGTTGGTCGTCGTAGGGGTCTCTGACACCCCCTATTGACGATCCGGACCCGAAGGGTTGCATCGACTCCCTCCACCCGCACCCGCGCTGCTCCAGAGCCTCCGCGGGCAGGGGTCTACGGCGCGGTAATCTGCTCGTATGTCTCCGGCCGGCGGTCGCGGAAGAACTGCCACACGTTGCGGACCTCGCGGATCTGGTCCAGGTCGAGCTCGGCGGTGATGAGCTCGGTCCGGTCCCGGGACGCCTCCGCCACGAACTGGCCGCGCGGATCGCAGAAGTAGCTTTGGCCGTAGAACTCACCGATCCGCCACGGATCCTCGACCCCGACGCGGTTGATCGCCCCGACGAAGTACGCGTTGGCCACCGCGTGGGCGGGCTGCTCCAGCTTCCACAGATACTCCGACAGGCCGGCGACCGTCGCCGATGGATTGAAGACGATTTCCGCGCCGTTCAGTCCGAGTTCACGCGCGCCCTCCGGGAAGTGCCGATCGTAGCAGATGTAGACGCCGACCTTGCCGTAGCGCGTGTCGAACACCGGGTAGCCCAGGTTGCCGGGGCGAAAATAGAACTTCTCCCAGAACCCCGGAGCCGTGTGCGGGATGTGGTTCTTGCGGTACTTGCCGAGGTAGGTCCCGTCCGCGTCGATCACGGCGGCGGTGTTGTAGTACACCCCGGTCGTGTCCTCTTCGTAGAGCGGGACGACGATCACCATTTCGTGCTTCCTGGCGATCTCCTTCATGAGCTCGGTGGTGGGGCCATCCGGGATCTTCTCGGTCGCCTCGTACCAACGCGTGCTCTGCTCGGCGCAGAAGTAGGGCCCCGTGAAGATCTCCTGCATGCACAGGATCTGGACGCCTTCGGCCGCCGCCTGATCGATCAGGCCCATGTGCTTCTCGAGGTTGGCCTCCCTGATCACCTCCAGGGACTCGCTGGTAGCGCAGGCGTGGGTGGCCTGGATCAGGCCGCATTTCACTATACGTGGCATGTCAGTCGGTGCTCGATTCGATGGTCGATGTGCCGCCGCCGGACGCCGCCGGCACGACGAAGGAGAACAGCAAATAAAGTACGAAGCTCAACGCGAACGTCACGAACCACGCGTACGTGTAGAGCGTGTCCGTCAGCACCGGTGTCGCCACGACCCCGCCCGGCACGGAAGCCGCTCGCATGAAGCCTGGCAGCACCGGTGCGACCGCCAGCGCAAACGCGAACAAGGCGCGCAGGTTGAAACCGCCCAGGTATCGATAGCGCCCGTTCGTCCGGAACAGGTCCGCCACGGAGAGTCGCTGGCCGCGCAGCACCCAGTAGTCCGCGATCAGGATCCCGCCGAGCGCCCCCATCAGGCTCGAGTACCCGATCAGCCAGGTGAAGATGTAGGCGGCGGCGTCCGAATACAGCCGCCAGGGCATGATCATGATGCCGATGACGGCGGTGATCAGCCCGCCCGTGACGAAGCTGATGCGACGCGGCGCCAGGTTCGAGAAATCGTTTGCCGGCGACACCACGTTGGCCGCCATGTTGGTCGAGATCTGCGCGATCACGATGATCAGCGCCCCCCCGATGATGACCGCCGGCGAGCCGATCCGCGCGATCAGTTCCACCGGATCCCAGATGGGTTCTCCGAACACCACCATCGTTGCCGCCGTTACGGCCACCCCGATGAAGGCGAAGGCGGTCATGGTCGTGGGGAGTCCCAACGCCTGTCCCCACATCTGGGAGCGCTGGCTCCGCGCGTAGCGAGTGAAGTCCGGGATGTTCAGGCTGAGCGTGGCCCAATAGCCCACCGACGCGGTCAAGCCGGCAGGGAACACCGCCCAGAAATTGCTCACGTCGCCCCCGAGCCGCTCGGATTGGCGCAGCATGCTGCCCAGGCCTCCGCCCGAGCGGATGGCCCAAACCAGCAGCACGATGCCGCCCGCAAGCAGCAGCGGGGCGGCGAAGCTCTCCAGCACCTTCACGCCCTCAGTGCCTCGCAGGATGATCAGCACCTGAATCAGCCAGAAGACACCAAAGGCGATCCAGGTCGCCCCGGGCACGTCCGCCCAGGCCGGCCAAGCGGCCGTCAGCAGCGCGCTCAGCGCGAGGCCGCCTATCCACGTCTGAATCCCGAACCAACCGCACGCCACGGCGGCCCGGAGTAGCGCCGCGACGTTGGCGCCGTAGACCCCGAAGCTCGCCCGGCACATGACAGGGAAAGAAATCCCGTACTTGGTGCCGGCGTGCGCGTTGAGCATCATCGGAATCAGCACGATGGTGTTGCCCAGCAGGATGGTCCCAAGCGCCTGCCACCAGGTCATCCCCTGCTGCATCAACCCCGACGCGAGCGTGTACGTGGTGATGACCACGCTCATGCCGATCCACAGGGCGGCGATGTTGTAGGTCGACCACGTACGCGCGTGCGGCGGCGTGGGGGCGAGATCCGGGTTCCAGAGGGGACTCTCCTCCAGGCCCGCGGGCACGTCCTCCAGATCCGGCGTGTGCGGCACGGCGACGGAGCGGATTGCGCTCACACGCCGAGCGACTGGGTCGACCTGGGCAGCCACCTGCCTCGTCCTGCTTCTCCAACCACCGCGTAGTCGTCGACGATCACCTCTCCCCGGGACAGCGTGGTCCGCGCGAACCCCGCCAGGTCCCAGCCCTCGTAGGGCGACCAGTCGGCGTTTGTCTCCAGCGACTCCGGGTCCACCGTCAGACGCTTGTCCGGGTGGATGATCGCCAGGTCAGCGTCCAGCCCCACGGCGATCGCGCCCTTGCGGTCGCCCAGGCCCATGATGCGAGCCGGCGCCGTGGACAGCTTGCGGCACATGTCCTCGATCGACATGCGCCCGCCCAGCACGCCGTGCGTGTAGGTCAGCGGTAGCAGAGTCTCCAGACCGGGCATGCCCATGGGGATCTGCGTGAAGTCGCCCTCCCACATCGCTTTCTGCTCGCGCGTGAACGTGCACGTGTCCGTGGAGATCACCGAGACCTCGCCGTCGCGCAGCCCGCGCCACAGCCGCTCGGAGTCTTCCGGCTTCTTGAGCTGCGGACAGCACGCGAACAGGTGGCCGTCCTCGCGCCCGAACACCGAGTCATCCAGGACCAGATACTGGACGCAGGTTTCGGCGAGCACGGGCACGCCGCGCGCCTGCGCGGACTTGATGATGTCGGTGCCCTCGCCCGTCGACATGTGGACGATGTAGAGCTTGCCGCCCGTGGCCTCGCTCCAGGCGACCGCGCGCTGGATGGCCTCCGCCTCGATGAAGTTCGGCCGCGTCATGCCGTGCAGGCGCGCGCCGTACTCGGCCATCAGCTCGGGTGTGTGATGGCGCGCGATGAGCTCGTCCAGCACCCGTGAGGACTCGGCGTGCACGAGCAGCATGGCGCCCAGGTCCTTCATCTTCTCCAGCGTGGCGAAGAGCGCCCGGTCGTCGGACTGCCAGCCCTCGGACTCGTATATCATGAACTCCTTGAAGGTGGGAAAACCGCGCTCCACCACCTCATCGATCTGGTCCCTGTGCTCGTCCCAACGCGTGATGCAGACGTGGAAGGTGTAGTCGATGAGCGACTTCCCCTCGGCCTTGGCCAGCCAGTTGTCCACCGCGTCGGAGAGCGTGTCTCCGGCGAACGGAATGGCGAAGTCGATCACGGTAGTCACGCCTCCGCGCGCGCCCGCACGCGAGCCGGTGCGGTAGTCGTCGGAGGACACGGTGCCGCAGAAAGGCAGCTCCAGGTGCACGTGCACGTCCAGCGCGCCGGGGATGACGTAGTGGCCGCCTGCGTCGACCACCTGGGCGCCGTTCGCGCTCAGGTCCGGCGCTATGGCGGCGATCTTTTCGCCCTCTATCCCCACGTCCGCGTCAACGACGCCTTTCGGGGTGACCACCTTGCCGCCCTTGATCACGCGCGTGTAGCTCATCTGAATCGCTCCTGACCGCCGCTCACCCGTTGCCCGCCGCCGCGAAGGCGTCGTCCAGCACCGCCAGCGTGAAGTCGACGTCGTCGGCCGTTATGCACATGGGCGGCTTGATCCTCAGCACGTTGCCGTGGAACCCGCCCTTCCCGATCAGCACGCCGCGTTCCCTCGTGTACTCCAGGACCTCAGCGGTGGCCCGCTTCGCGGGCTCCTTCGTGGCGCGGTCTCTCACCAGCTCGACGCCCAGCATCAGCCCCAGGCCGCGCACATCTCCGATCAGCGAGTGCCGCGTAGCCAGTACTTCCAGCCCGCTCTTCAGCCGCGCGCCCAGGACGCGGCAGTTCTCCTGCAGGCCGTCTTCGTCGATCGCGTCCAGCACCGCCAGTCCTGCCGCCATGGACACGGGATTGCCGCCGTACGTGTTGAAATGGATGCGCTGGGTGAGCGCCGACGCGATTTCGGCCGTGGTCGTGACCGCCGCGATCGGCGCGCCGTTCCCCAGCCCCTTCGCCATGGTGACGATGTCCGGCGTGACACCGAAGTTCTGGAAGCCCCAGTAGTACTCGCCCGTGCGCCCGAACCCGGTCTGCACCTCATCGGCCACGCACAAGCCGCCGTGTTCGCGGACCACCGCGAAGGCCTCGGCCAGGTAGTTCGGCGGGCCCAGCGTGGCGCCGCCCACGCCCTGTATCGGCTCTGCGATGAAGGCGGCGATCTGGCCCGGCGTCGAGTACCGGATCAGCTCGCGGATGTCCTCGGCGCTGCGCCGTGCGATCTCTTCGGGGGAGCCGGCGAACGGGTTGCGATACGGGTCGGGGCACAGCGCGTGGTGAACGCGGGTGTTCTGCGGCACCGGGTACTTCCACGTGCTGTGCGAAGTGAGCCCGAGCGCGGCCGGCGAGGTGCCGTGGTAGGCGTTCCTCAGCGCGACGACATCGGTGTTGCCGGTGTGCAGGCGAGCCATCGTGATCGCCAGGTCGTTCG encodes:
- a CDS encoding nitrilase-related carbon-nitrogen hydrolase yields the protein MPRIVKCGLIQATHACATSESLEVIREANLEKHMGLIDQAAAEGVQILCMQEIFTGPYFCAEQSTRWYEATEKIPDGPTTELMKEIARKHEMVIVVPLYEEDTTGVYYNTAAVIDADGTYLGKYRKNHIPHTAPGFWEKFYFRPGNLGYPVFDTRYGKVGVYICYDRHFPEGARELGLNGAEIVFNPSATVAGLSEYLWKLEQPAHAVANAYFVGAINRVGVEDPWRIGEFYGQSYFCDPRGQFVAEASRDRTELITAELDLDQIREVRNVWQFFRDRRPETYEQITAP
- a CDS encoding NCS1 family nucleobase:cation symporter-1 — its product is MSAIRSVAVPHTPDLEDVPAGLEESPLWNPDLAPTPPHARTWSTYNIAALWIGMSVVITTYTLASGLMQQGMTWWQALGTILLGNTIVLIPMMLNAHAGTKYGISFPVMCRASFGVYGANVAALLRAAVACGWFGIQTWIGGLALSALLTAAWPAWADVPGATWIAFGVFWLIQVLIILRGTEGVKVLESFAAPLLLAGGIVLLVWAIRSGGGLGSMLRQSERLGGDVSNFWAVFPAGLTASVGYWATLSLNIPDFTRYARSQRSQMWGQALGLPTTMTAFAFIGVAVTAATMVVFGEPIWDPVELIARIGSPAVIIGGALIIVIAQISTNMAANVVSPANDFSNLAPRRISFVTGGLITAVIGIMIMPWRLYSDAAAYIFTWLIGYSSLMGALGGILIADYWVLRGQRLSVADLFRTNGRYRYLGGFNLRALFAFALAVAPVLPGFMRAASVPGGVVATPVLTDTLYTYAWFVTFALSFVLYLLFSFVVPAASGGGTSTIESSTD
- the hydA gene encoding dihydropyrimidinase; amino-acid sequence: MSYTRVIKGGKVVTPKGVVDADVGIEGEKIAAIAPDLSANGAQVVDAGGHYVIPGALDVHVHLELPFCGTVSSDDYRTGSRAGARGGVTTVIDFAIPFAGDTLSDAVDNWLAKAEGKSLIDYTFHVCITRWDEHRDQIDEVVERGFPTFKEFMIYESEGWQSDDRALFATLEKMKDLGAMLLVHAESSRVLDELIARHHTPELMAEYGARLHGMTRPNFIEAEAIQRAVAWSEATGGKLYIVHMSTGEGTDIIKSAQARGVPVLAETCVQYLVLDDSVFGREDGHLFACCPQLKKPEDSERLWRGLRDGEVSVISTDTCTFTREQKAMWEGDFTQIPMGMPGLETLLPLTYTHGVLGGRMSIEDMCRKLSTAPARIMGLGDRKGAIAVGLDADLAIIHPDKRLTVDPESLETNADWSPYEGWDLAGFARTTLSRGEVIVDDYAVVGEAGRGRWLPRSTQSLGV
- a CDS encoding aspartate aminotransferase family protein; the encoded protein is MPEAATRVAPAMPACDHEPRPYAGPSRDEVLADRRRYVNPAVFTLYAEPIMIVEGWMQWLFDETGRRYLDMIAGIVTVSCGHAHPKITRAVAEQVETLQHATTIYLHPNLPLLAKKLASKMPAGLDVTYFVNSGSEANDLAITMARLHTGNTDVVALRNAYHGTSPAALGLTSHSTWKYPVPQNTRVHHALCPDPYRNPFAGSPEEIARRSAEDIRELIRYSTPGQIAAFIAEPIQGVGGATLGPPNYLAEAFAVVREHGGLCVADEVQTGFGRTGEYYWGFQNFGVTPDIVTMAKGLGNGAPIAAVTTTAEIASALTQRIHFNTYGGNPVSMAAGLAVLDAIDEDGLQENCRVLGARLKSGLEVLATRHSLIGDVRGLGLMLGVELVRDRATKEPAKRATAEVLEYTRERGVLIGKGGFHGNVLRIKPPMCITADDVDFTLAVLDDAFAAAGNG